One part of the Fundidesulfovibrio putealis DSM 16056 genome encodes these proteins:
- a CDS encoding molybdenum cofactor biosynthesis protein MoaE — protein MDISKAIAELKKKPGFTEKVGMLLVHNGVVRGTQRQSGKPVDRLEIKPDLAKIEAICQELSQRPGIFSVTAKANSGTFVPGDDVLFIIVAGDIRENVVPTLADALNRIKAEAVGKAEHLTVE, from the coding sequence ATGGATATTTCCAAGGCAATCGCCGAGTTGAAGAAAAAGCCCGGCTTCACCGAGAAGGTGGGCATGTTGCTGGTGCACAACGGCGTGGTGCGCGGCACCCAGCGCCAGAGCGGCAAGCCCGTGGACCGGCTGGAGATCAAGCCGGACCTGGCAAAGATAGAGGCCATCTGCCAGGAGCTGTCCCAGCGGCCCGGCATCTTCTCGGTGACGGCCAAGGCCAACTCCGGCACGTTCGTTCCCGGAGACGACGTCCTGTTCATCATCGTCGCGGGCGACATCCGTGAGAACGTGGTGCCCACCCTGGCCGACGCCTTGAACCGCATCAAGGCCGAGGCCGTGGGCAAGGCCGAGCACCTCACTGTGGAGTAG
- a CDS encoding YkgJ family cysteine cluster protein — protein sequence MNMFPPETVLGAFRYLHSLFRRKQLAVAGSCLQCGKCCESLCISVDGGFIESEYQLREACAKDPRYERFVITGQDSFGPLVFKCSSLVDNRCADYANRLEFCANYPTTNLYFTGRNVLPGCGFRFSYE from the coding sequence ATGAATATGTTTCCTCCCGAAACTGTTCTTGGAGCGTTCAGGTATCTGCATTCGCTGTTCAGGCGCAAACAGCTGGCGGTCGCGGGAAGCTGCCTCCAATGCGGAAAATGCTGCGAGAGCCTCTGCATCAGTGTGGACGGCGGGTTCATCGAGTCCGAATATCAATTGCGCGAAGCCTGCGCAAAAGACCCGCGATACGAGCGCTTCGTCATCACCGGGCAGGACAGCTTCGGTCCGCTGGTGTTCAAATGCTCCAGCCTCGTGGACAACAGATGCGCGGACTACGCCAACAGGCTTGAATTCTGCGCGAACTACCCCACGACGAATCTCTACTTCACGGGGCGCAACGTGCTGCCGGGCTGCGGGTTCCGGTTCTCCTACGAATGA
- a CDS encoding N-acetylneuraminate synthase family protein: MKTPPPIQLKSGVAIGHGRPCFVVAEIGNNHQGDVAIARQMVHEAAKAGVQAVKFQKRDMNALFTDEGLQMPYGGPNSFGKTYGEHRLALELSIEDMVELKELAESLGLVFFASAWDQVSLAELLDMGVEVLKISSADLVNVPLLRQAGATGLPVILSTGMSSLEEIDLAVSELRRYHDKIIILHCNSTYPCPDECVGLPVMAELAKRYGLPVGYSGHEQGIGPSVAAAALGACVVERHFTLDRTLRGTDHQASLDPAGFAQMVGLIREAEAAMTVCRKEVSEPERKVAVKLRKSVVFARDLPAGHTLAEADLTVKCPGHGISPVHWDDVLGRTLVAAVRHEDLVQWDQLAPALSVRGSIVDELPLAQSR; the protein is encoded by the coding sequence ATGAAGACGCCCCCCCCCATCCAGCTCAAGTCCGGCGTTGCCATCGGGCATGGACGCCCCTGCTTCGTGGTCGCCGAAATCGGCAACAACCACCAGGGGGATGTGGCCATCGCCCGCCAGATGGTCCATGAGGCCGCCAAGGCCGGGGTCCAGGCCGTCAAGTTCCAGAAACGCGACATGAACGCCCTGTTCACCGACGAAGGCCTCCAGATGCCCTACGGCGGCCCCAACAGCTTCGGCAAAACCTACGGCGAGCACCGCCTCGCCCTGGAACTGTCCATCGAGGACATGGTCGAGCTGAAGGAACTTGCCGAGTCGCTGGGGCTTGTCTTCTTCGCCTCAGCCTGGGACCAGGTCAGCCTGGCCGAACTTCTGGACATGGGCGTTGAGGTGCTGAAGATCAGCTCCGCCGACCTGGTCAACGTGCCGCTGCTGCGACAGGCAGGAGCCACGGGACTGCCCGTGATCCTCTCCACGGGCATGAGCAGCCTGGAAGAGATCGACCTGGCCGTTTCCGAGCTTCGCCGCTACCATGACAAGATCATCATTCTGCACTGCAACTCCACCTACCCCTGCCCCGACGAGTGCGTGGGCCTGCCGGTGATGGCCGAACTGGCCAAGCGCTACGGCCTGCCCGTTGGCTACTCCGGGCACGAGCAGGGCATCGGGCCGAGCGTCGCCGCTGCCGCGCTTGGCGCCTGCGTGGTGGAGCGCCACTTCACCCTGGACCGCACCCTGCGCGGCACCGACCATCAGGCCTCGCTGGACCCTGCCGGGTTTGCGCAGATGGTTGGCCTTATCCGCGAGGCCGAAGCGGCCATGACCGTGTGCCGCAAGGAAGTCTCCGAACCGGAGCGCAAGGTTGCCGTGAAGCTGCGCAAGAGCGTTGTCTTCGCCCGCGACCTGCCCGCCGGGCACACCCTGGCCGAGGCCGACCTCACCGTGAAATGCCCCGGACACGGCATCAGCCCCGTGCACTGGGACGACGTGCTGGGCCGCACCCTGGTGGCCGCCGTGCGCCACGAGGATCTGGTCCAGTGGGACCAGCTTGCCCCTGCCTTAAGCGTTCGCGGGAGCATCGTGGACGAGCTGCCCCTGGCCCAGAGCCGTTAA
- a CDS encoding glycosyltransferase family protein, which produces MKVLHFSITPLAGMPVRLVQALRRHTGVDARLVDLKRFGLYDHDLVLSESPQEALDLAWDADVIHLHNYLDYDSKAFGRIDFRALAQAGKRVVRQFHSAPSLVAEVMGITPEKLLAQDIPCLAIAQYPERLYPKAMIVPNFVPETEDAYLPSSKTPRWDIFYSPTKDFSAWADRWSTKGMPEATAVIEAVGRRTRAATRIVTGLPLAQALEEKRASRIVVDDLVTGSYHLTGLEGLAQGKCVLSYLDERSLMLLRRFSGSDTHPFVNVRLEDAGEVLEHLVAQPELTRELGVQGRRWLAEYWPEERMIRHYERVYELLLEDPRLVARQPELSLESRSKYFLFHTLPDLIYRSRASAWTNPA; this is translated from the coding sequence ATGAAAGTCCTCCACTTCTCCATCACCCCCCTGGCGGGAATGCCCGTCAGGCTGGTGCAGGCCCTGCGCCGCCACACCGGCGTGGACGCCCGGCTGGTGGACCTCAAGCGCTTCGGCCTCTACGACCACGACCTCGTGCTGTCCGAATCACCGCAGGAGGCCCTGGACCTGGCCTGGGACGCAGACGTCATCCACCTGCACAACTACCTGGACTACGACTCCAAGGCCTTTGGCCGCATCGATTTCCGCGCCCTGGCCCAGGCTGGCAAGCGCGTGGTGCGCCAGTTCCACTCCGCGCCGTCGCTGGTGGCCGAGGTCATGGGCATCACGCCCGAAAAGCTCCTGGCTCAGGACATCCCCTGTCTGGCCATCGCCCAGTACCCCGAGCGCCTCTACCCCAAGGCCATGATCGTCCCCAATTTCGTGCCCGAGACCGAGGACGCCTACCTGCCCTCCTCCAAGACCCCGCGCTGGGACATCTTCTACAGCCCCACGAAGGACTTCAGCGCCTGGGCCGACCGCTGGAGCACCAAGGGCATGCCCGAGGCCACCGCCGTGATCGAAGCCGTGGGCAGGCGCACGCGCGCCGCCACGCGCATCGTCACCGGCCTGCCCTTGGCGCAGGCACTGGAAGAGAAACGCGCAAGCCGCATCGTGGTGGATGATCTGGTCACGGGCAGCTACCACCTGACCGGCCTTGAGGGGCTGGCCCAGGGCAAGTGCGTGCTGTCCTACCTGGACGAGCGCTCGCTCATGCTGCTGCGCCGCTTCTCGGGGAGCGACACGCACCCCTTCGTCAACGTCCGCCTGGAGGACGCAGGGGAGGTGCTGGAGCATCTGGTGGCGCAGCCGGAACTCACCCGCGAACTGGGTGTGCAGGGGCGGCGCTGGCTGGCCGAATACTGGCCCGAGGAGCGCATGATCCGCCACTACGAGCGGGTGTACGAGCTTCTGCTGGAAGACCCGCGCCTGGTGGCGCGCCAGCCGGAGTTGTCGCTGGAATCACGCTCGAAGTATTTCCTTTTCCACACCCTTCCCGACCTGATCTATAGGTCCAGAGCATCGGCCTGGACAAACCCCGCCTGA
- a CDS encoding VgrG-related protein has translation MDDPTRAKSRLARMIARLDPQSKRLLLSAGVGYLLCVWQAFCVSPPWPDLARATGSSAADMAVSALNPSLARKAVRDMFLGDPLIPGEVRASIDWQSVRQPVALASVSPDVPEGWARRAETTLWGKSKAVLRPTPTYTMACFIPQQPPGARPAHTPTPGTLAARFESGTDGAASVGHTPSAGTSYGTFQIAAGTPTFGNFLRYLKDRAPDLHVRLSGRGPADTGSTGGSVPAEWRRIAAENPKRFERLQYEFIQATHYRPAVAEIYSRSGVDVSALSPASREVLWSAAVQHGPGGAADIFVASVTAIKGRIVEERRVVHFEKALIEEVYKRRLSCWGNSPLVGRGAMLSRYGREKTQALTLLDRHYSGT, from the coding sequence ATGGACGATCCAACCCGCGCCAAAAGCCGCCTGGCCCGCATGATCGCACGCCTGGACCCGCAGAGCAAACGCCTGCTGCTGTCCGCCGGCGTGGGTTACCTGCTGTGCGTCTGGCAGGCCTTCTGCGTGAGCCCCCCCTGGCCGGATCTCGCCCGCGCGACCGGCTCCAGCGCGGCGGACATGGCCGTGTCGGCGCTGAACCCGTCTTTGGCCCGCAAGGCCGTCCGGGACATGTTCCTTGGCGATCCGCTCATCCCCGGCGAGGTGCGCGCCAGCATCGACTGGCAGTCGGTGCGCCAACCCGTGGCGCTGGCCTCGGTCAGCCCCGACGTCCCCGAAGGCTGGGCCAGACGGGCCGAGACCACCCTGTGGGGAAAATCAAAGGCCGTGCTGCGCCCCACGCCCACCTACACCATGGCCTGCTTCATACCGCAACAGCCCCCTGGAGCGCGGCCCGCGCACACGCCGACGCCGGGCACCCTGGCCGCGCGGTTCGAGTCGGGCACGGACGGGGCGGCCTCGGTGGGGCACACGCCCTCCGCCGGAACCAGCTACGGCACCTTCCAGATCGCGGCGGGCACGCCCACGTTCGGAAACTTCCTGCGCTACTTGAAAGACCGCGCCCCGGACCTGCACGTGAGGCTCTCCGGGCGCGGCCCGGCGGACACCGGCTCCACGGGCGGCTCGGTTCCCGCCGAATGGCGGCGCATCGCGGCGGAGAATCCCAAGCGCTTCGAGCGGCTGCAATACGAGTTCATCCAGGCCACGCACTACCGCCCCGCCGTGGCGGAGATCTACTCGCGCTCCGGCGTGGATGTTTCGGCCCTGTCCCCGGCCAGCCGGGAGGTGCTCTGGAGCGCCGCCGTGCAGCACGGGCCGGGCGGCGCGGCGGACATCTTCGTGGCCTCGGTCACGGCCATCAAGGGGCGCATCGTGGAGGAGCGGCGCGTGGTGCACTTCGAGAAGGCCCTGATCGAGGAAGTGTACAAAAGACGCCTGAGCTGCTGGGGCAACAGCCCCCTGGTGGGGCGCGGAGCCATGCTCTCGCGCTATGGCCGGGAAAAGACGCAGGCGCTGACCCTTCTGGACCGTCACTATTCCGGCACCTGA
- a CDS encoding CHASE2 domain-containing protein, producing MSRKSKNSSGKDFFRRLRDPRLWLMQFLPGLAVTVALSFVHWTSPSWLGFLDYKVYDVLLRQRPRPVQSGHVAVIDLDEKSLAEIGQWPWPRHQVALLLGRLKQYGVLAVGMDVIFAEPDQTSPETIRKKLASLGVNMDFTGLPDDLRDNDRLLARMLGAGPYVLGYFFTYQASDSATAQACTLPPPRLAVRRSQDAAGAPLLLAQAYSAVCPLPELAASGGWAGFFNSFPDRDNIVRWVPLAVSYNQTAFPSLAVSTLMRAFGDQGAVLSVSPDGYGGQDMDITLDMGELGKRKVPLDRRGGLLLDYRGPARTFPYISAADVMRGDVAAADLRGKIVFLGTSARGLQDIRATPLDQEFPGVEAHATIADMIISDKYLRHPIDAWYLELTLLAAFGLGVTVLLMFTRSLWVGALSLLAGGGMWYASALCMNRLDLYVSPLTPLMALGVNFTLLTFLKFLNEERQKRFIQGAFSHYLSPDVVSQIVDEPGKLTLTGEEKDVSILFSDVRGFTSMSEKLSPTQVVALLHEYLTPMTRLVTGSFGTLDKFIGDAIMAFWNAPLDVADHPRKAVETALSMLRELDTLNVGFRLRYGFEIQIGIGLHHGPVRVGNFGSEDLFDYTIIGDNVNLCSRLEGLTKYYHQRVLVTGAIRDSAGEGFLWQEVDRVRVKGKHEPVTIHTVHGLAAAVSTELAQELARWDAGLALYRQGNFHEALALFEALKADTGQDLYELYASRCRTLEAAPPGPDWDGVFEHTTK from the coding sequence GTGTCCCGCAAGTCCAAAAACTCTTCAGGCAAAGACTTTTTCAGACGCCTGCGCGACCCCAGGCTCTGGCTCATGCAGTTTCTGCCGGGGCTCGCAGTGACCGTCGCGCTGTCCTTCGTCCACTGGACCAGTCCCTCCTGGCTGGGGTTCCTGGACTACAAGGTCTACGACGTGCTGCTGCGGCAACGCCCCCGCCCGGTGCAGTCCGGCCACGTGGCCGTGATCGACCTGGACGAGAAGAGCCTGGCCGAAATCGGCCAGTGGCCCTGGCCGCGCCACCAGGTTGCCCTACTGCTGGGGCGGCTCAAGCAGTACGGCGTGCTGGCCGTGGGCATGGACGTCATCTTCGCGGAGCCGGACCAGACCTCGCCCGAGACCATCCGCAAAAAGCTCGCCTCGCTCGGCGTGAACATGGACTTCACCGGCCTGCCCGACGACCTGCGCGACAACGACAGGCTCCTGGCCAGGATGCTCGGGGCCGGACCGTACGTGCTGGGCTACTTCTTCACCTACCAGGCCAGCGACAGCGCCACCGCGCAGGCCTGCACGCTGCCGCCGCCGCGCCTTGCCGTGCGCCGCTCCCAGGACGCGGCGGGCGCGCCGCTCCTGCTGGCCCAGGCCTACTCCGCCGTGTGCCCGCTGCCGGAGCTGGCCGCGTCCGGAGGCTGGGCCGGGTTCTTCAACTCCTTTCCGGACCGCGACAACATCGTGCGCTGGGTGCCGCTGGCCGTATCCTACAACCAGACCGCCTTCCCGAGCCTCGCCGTGTCCACGCTGATGCGGGCTTTCGGCGACCAGGGCGCGGTGCTGAGCGTCTCGCCGGACGGCTACGGCGGGCAGGACATGGACATAACCCTGGATATGGGGGAGCTGGGCAAACGCAAGGTCCCCCTGGACCGGCGCGGGGGCCTGCTGCTCGACTATCGCGGCCCGGCCAGGACCTTCCCCTACATCTCGGCGGCGGACGTGATGCGCGGCGACGTGGCCGCAGCCGACCTGCGAGGCAAAATCGTGTTCTTGGGCACCTCCGCGCGCGGCCTCCAGGACATCCGGGCAACCCCCCTGGACCAGGAATTCCCCGGCGTGGAGGCCCACGCCACCATCGCGGACATGATCATCTCCGACAAATACCTGCGCCACCCCATCGACGCCTGGTACCTGGAACTGACGCTGCTGGCCGCGTTCGGGCTGGGGGTCACGGTGCTGCTCATGTTCACGCGCTCGCTCTGGGTGGGGGCCTTGAGCCTTCTGGCCGGGGGCGGCATGTGGTACGCCTCGGCCCTGTGCATGAACCGGCTGGACCTGTACGTGTCGCCGCTCACGCCGCTCATGGCCCTTGGCGTCAACTTCACGCTGCTCACGTTCCTGAAGTTCCTGAACGAGGAGCGCCAGAAGCGCTTCATCCAGGGGGCCTTCTCACACTATCTGTCCCCTGACGTGGTGTCCCAGATCGTGGACGAACCGGGCAAGCTGACCCTCACCGGCGAGGAAAAGGACGTGAGCATCCTGTTCTCGGACGTGCGCGGCTTCACCAGCATGTCGGAGAAGCTCTCGCCCACGCAGGTGGTGGCGCTGCTCCATGAATACCTGACCCCCATGACGCGCCTGGTCACCGGAAGCTTCGGCACCCTGGACAAGTTCATCGGCGACGCCATCATGGCCTTCTGGAACGCGCCCCTGGACGTGGCGGACCATCCGCGAAAGGCCGTGGAGACCGCACTCTCCATGCTGCGCGAGCTGGACACGCTCAATGTCGGGTTCCGGCTGCGCTACGGCTTCGAGATCCAGATCGGCATCGGCCTGCACCACGGCCCGGTGCGCGTGGGCAACTTCGGCTCCGAGGACCTGTTCGACTACACCATCATCGGCGACAACGTGAACCTGTGCTCGCGCCTTGAGGGCCTTACCAAGTATTACCACCAACGCGTGCTGGTGACGGGGGCCATACGCGACAGCGCGGGCGAGGGCTTCTTGTGGCAGGAGGTGGACCGGGTACGGGTGAAGGGCAAGCATGAGCCCGTGACCATCCACACCGTGCACGGGCTGGCTGCGGCTGTCTCGACGGAACTCGCGCAGGAGCTGGCCCGCTGGGATGCGGGGCTGGCCCTGTACCGTCAGGGGAATTTCCATGAGGCCCTGGCGCTGTTCGAGGCCCTGAAGGCCGACACCGGGCAGGACCTGTACGAACTCTACGCCAGCCGCTGCCGCACGCTGGAAGCCGCGCCGCCCGGCCCGGACTGGGACGGCGTGTTCGAGCACACCACAAAATAG
- a CDS encoding ABC transporter ATP-binding protein gives MSTTLIQIKDLKKSFQGRPVLTGVDLDIKAGDLTAVIGKSGEGKSVLLKHIMGLLRPDSGDVWFEGKALGDMSNTERRGLKSVMSYMFQAMALFDSLSVFDNVALPLREKLHLPEPQVRERVERLLKELELSQMPGKFPSQLSGGMQKRVALARALVTEPRIILFDEPTTGLDPMRKWGVFKLIDESRRAFGFTAVMVSHDIPDVFSIADTVALLDEGRIEFTGTAQEALASDHPTMRAFMPGLDENGRPAGMAETA, from the coding sequence GTGTCCACAACGCTTATCCAGATCAAGGACCTGAAAAAGTCCTTCCAGGGGCGCCCGGTGCTTACGGGCGTGGACCTGGACATCAAGGCGGGCGATCTCACCGCCGTCATCGGCAAGAGCGGCGAAGGAAAGAGCGTGCTGCTCAAGCACATCATGGGGCTTCTGCGGCCCGACTCCGGCGACGTCTGGTTCGAAGGCAAGGCCCTGGGGGACATGTCCAACACCGAGCGCCGGGGCCTGAAATCGGTGATGTCCTATATGTTCCAGGCAATGGCCCTGTTCGATTCGCTCTCCGTGTTCGACAACGTGGCCCTGCCGCTTCGCGAGAAGCTGCACCTGCCCGAGCCCCAGGTGCGCGAACGCGTGGAGCGGCTGCTCAAGGAACTGGAGCTGTCCCAGATGCCCGGCAAATTTCCGTCGCAGCTCTCGGGCGGCATGCAGAAGCGCGTGGCCCTGGCCAGGGCGCTGGTCACCGAGCCGCGCATCATCTTGTTCGACGAGCCCACCACGGGGCTTGATCCCATGCGCAAGTGGGGCGTGTTCAAACTGATAGACGAGTCGCGCCGGGCCTTCGGGTTCACGGCGGTGATGGTCAGCCATGACATCCCGGACGTGTTCTCCATCGCGGACACGGTGGCGCTCCTGGACGAGGGGCGCATCGAGTTTACGGGCACGGCCCAGGAGGCGCTCGCCTCGGATCACCCCACCATGCGGGCCTTCATGCCCGGCCTGGACGAAAACGGCAGGCCCGCCGGGATGGCGGAGACGGCGTAG
- a CDS encoding winged helix-turn-helix domain-containing protein, with protein MFLVNKTYYRPSKAARYLAILDTLAQDSQVSQNELGRRANLSGAMVNQYLKEMAETNLIEFERVNGKSFRYLLTDEGEARRRTMFSSFSSETVQIYTALKAAIVHKLANLKSRSLVKLVLFGASETCEIVLQALRATGGFEVMALVDNDPAKAGKTLGGYVISPPVVLDSLRPQAVVITSYGCQEEIHGQLRELYGQHNVEIIRL; from the coding sequence ATGTTCCTGGTGAACAAAACGTACTACCGGCCAAGCAAGGCGGCGCGCTATCTGGCCATCCTGGACACCCTCGCCCAGGACAGCCAGGTGAGCCAGAACGAGCTGGGCCGCCGCGCGAACCTTTCAGGCGCCATGGTGAACCAGTACCTGAAAGAGATGGCGGAGACGAACCTCATCGAGTTCGAACGGGTGAACGGCAAAAGTTTCCGCTACCTGCTCACTGACGAGGGCGAAGCCCGCCGGAGGACCATGTTCTCCAGTTTCTCGTCGGAAACGGTGCAGATTTACACCGCCCTCAAGGCGGCCATCGTCCACAAGCTCGCCAACCTGAAGAGCCGCTCCCTGGTGAAGCTGGTTCTGTTCGGAGCCTCCGAGACCTGCGAGATAGTGCTCCAGGCCCTGCGCGCCACCGGCGGCTTCGAGGTGATGGCCCTGGTGGACAACGACCCGGCCAAGGCCGGAAAGACTCTCGGCGGGTACGTCATATCCCCGCCGGTGGTGCTCGACTCCCTGCGGCCCCAGGCCGTTGTGATTACCTCCTACGGTTGCCAGGAGGAAATTCACGGGCAGCTTCGAGAGCTTTACGGGCAGCACAACGTGGAGATCATACGCTTATGA
- a CDS encoding C-GCAxxG-C-C family protein: MPIDRRSFVTGACCGAVAVAAAGAALPLLTPSVSAGAAQPAVLPSGADPAAYARERFLSHWNCTQAVLESLSGHAGMDAEAVTRITTPFAAGMWNGLTCGAVTGAMMALGMRFGRTTDGDGKGTDVTKAKMRELVVAMRSQFGNLDCSALLGTDMATDAGVSQAAGQGLFKSTCPLLVEAAVKEAARLMAA, from the coding sequence ATGCCCATCGACCGTCGTTCGTTCGTGACCGGAGCCTGCTGCGGCGCGGTCGCCGTTGCCGCCGCCGGAGCCGCCCTGCCCCTTCTGACGCCATCCGTCAGCGCGGGCGCAGCCCAGCCCGCCGTGCTCCCCTCGGGCGCGGACCCCGCCGCCTACGCCAGGGAGCGCTTCCTCTCCCACTGGAACTGCACCCAGGCGGTGCTGGAGTCCCTGTCCGGACACGCCGGGATGGACGCCGAGGCCGTGACGCGCATCACCACGCCCTTCGCGGCTGGCATGTGGAACGGGCTGACCTGCGGCGCGGTCACCGGGGCCATGATGGCCCTGGGGATGCGCTTCGGGCGCACAACAGACGGCGATGGCAAGGGCACGGACGTCACCAAGGCGAAGATGCGCGAGCTGGTCGTCGCAATGCGCTCCCAATTCGGAAACCTCGACTGCTCCGCCCTGCTGGGGACCGACATGGCAACAGACGCGGGCGTCTCGCAGGCTGCGGGCCAGGGACTCTTCAAGTCCACGTGTCCGCTGCTGGTGGAGGCTGCCGTGAAGGAAGCGGCCAGGCTGATGGCCGCATAA
- a CDS encoding DedA family protein, whose product MEILSQFFWMLGHVKETLEMIVTNYGAWAYLVLFLIIFCETGLVVTPFLPGDSLLFIVGAFCGAGSLDPILTTGLLMSAAVLGDNTNYWIGRTAGPAVFNREDSRLLNKKHLEKTHAFYEKHGGKTLVIARFMPIVRTFAPFVAGIGKMTYTKFLAYSVGGGVLWIGGLIGLGYLVGNLPIVEKNFNKVIYLIILVSIMPGIIEFVKARRAAVRVAR is encoded by the coding sequence ATGGAAATCCTTTCCCAGTTCTTCTGGATGCTCGGGCACGTCAAGGAAACCCTGGAGATGATCGTCACCAACTACGGGGCCTGGGCCTATCTGGTGCTGTTTCTCATCATCTTCTGCGAGACGGGCCTTGTGGTGACCCCGTTTTTGCCGGGCGACTCCCTGCTGTTCATCGTGGGCGCGTTCTGCGGTGCGGGCAGCCTGGACCCGATTCTGACCACGGGCCTTCTGATGTCGGCGGCTGTGCTGGGCGACAACACCAACTACTGGATCGGGCGCACCGCCGGGCCTGCCGTGTTCAACCGGGAGGACAGCAGGCTCCTGAACAAGAAGCACCTGGAAAAGACCCACGCCTTCTACGAGAAACACGGCGGCAAGACCCTGGTGATCGCCCGGTTCATGCCCATCGTGCGCACCTTCGCGCCTTTCGTGGCCGGAATCGGCAAGATGACCTACACCAAGTTCCTGGCCTACTCCGTGGGCGGGGGCGTGCTGTGGATCGGCGGCCTGATCGGCCTTGGCTATCTGGTGGGGAACCTGCCCATCGTGGAGAAAAACTTCAACAAGGTGATCTACCTGATCATCCTTGTGTCCATCATGCCCGGCATCATCGAGTTCGTGAAGGCCAGGCGCGCGGCCGTGCGGGTGGCCCGCTAG
- a CDS encoding SAM-dependent methyltransferase, translated as MDDTGYLLPRIGTLVTPYDKLEDIPRQSSLAADVLGRAEVFPEYAPGLATIEECSKIWLIFLFDLAKPVELTTTSLEDGRTRGVFATRSPRRPSRLGMSAVEVVSVSEGVLVFQGVDMRNGSPLLDIKPCFEC; from the coding sequence ATGGACGATACCGGCTACCTGCTCCCCCGCATCGGCACGCTCGTCACCCCTTACGACAAGCTGGAGGACATCCCGCGCCAGTCGTCCCTGGCGGCGGACGTGCTGGGCCGGGCCGAGGTGTTCCCGGAATACGCGCCGGGCCTGGCCACGATTGAGGAATGCAGCAAGATCTGGCTGATCTTTCTGTTCGACCTGGCCAAACCGGTGGAACTGACCACGACCTCCCTCGAGGACGGCCGCACGCGCGGCGTCTTCGCTACGCGCTCGCCCCGCAGACCCTCGCGCCTGGGCATGAGCGCGGTGGAAGTGGTGTCCGTGAGCGAGGGAGTCCTGGTGTTCCAGGGCGTGGACATGCGAAACGGCTCGCCGCTCCTGGATATCAAGCCCTGCTTCGAGTGCTGA